Proteins co-encoded in one bacterium genomic window:
- a CDS encoding DUF302 domain-containing protein: protein MYYIVESEKTFARAAADLEAAVARNGFGVLHVHDLGETLRGKGVAFAEDCKVFEVCNPVHAAKVLSSDMRLNMALPCRISVFTEGGRTKIGLIEPAQMLSALSDDEALRLVAAEVQEKTIRMVDEAR from the coding sequence ATGTACTACATCGTCGAATCCGAAAAGACCTTCGCCCGGGCGGCGGCGGATCTCGAAGCCGCGGTCGCGCGCAACGGCTTCGGCGTGCTGCACGTCCACGACCTGGGGGAGACGCTGCGCGGCAAGGGCGTCGCTTTCGCGGAGGACTGCAAGGTCTTCGAGGTCTGCAATCCCGTGCACGCCGCGAAGGTCCTGTCCAGCGACATGCGCCTGAACATGGCCCTGCCCTGCCGCATCTCGGTCTTCACCGAGGGCGGCCGGACGAAGATCGGCCTGATCGAGCCCGCGCAGATGCTGTCGGCGCTCTCGGACGACGAGGCGCTGCGGCTGGTCGCCGCGGAAGTACAGGAGAAGACCATCCGCATGGTCGACGAGGCGCGGTGA